The DNA region TATCATGTCTGCAGCTTCTTGTAGATTTGCAGGTGCTAAAACAGGACAATTATAATCTCCGTCTCCGCCTCCTCTAGTCATCATATTATAATCACTCTGAGCAGGCTGTATGCTTCCAAGTCCAGGACCACCACGCATAACATTAAGTATAACAGCAGGAATCTCAGCACCAGCTAAATATGATATACCCTCTTGTTTTAATGCAACACCAGGTGATGATGATGATGTCATAGCACGAACTCCAGCTCCGCCTGCACCATAAACCATATTAATAGCAGCTACCTCACTTTCTGCCTGTACAAACTTTCCTCCAGATTCATACATAGCCTTAGACATAAACTCTGGTATCTCATTTTGAGGTGTAATAGGATATCCAAAAAAACATTTGCATCCAGCAGCAATAGCCGCAGTAGCCATAGCCTCATTACCTTTCATCAAACTTCTAGCCATTATTTACCCTCCTTCTTCTCATCAAGTCTCTCTACTTTTATACATATATCTGGGCACATCATGGCACAGTTAGCACAGCCTATACATTTCTCCATGTCTGTAACCGCTGCAGGATAATACCCCCAAGAATTCATATTTTCCTTATCTAAATACAATATCTTGGTAGGACATACAGATACACAATTAGAACAACCCTTACATTGTTCACTATCAATAATAACACGACCTTTAGCCATATTACCTCCATTTATTTTTTAATAAAATTTATAATAATTACATATATTCTTAACAAAAATTTATTTACCTATAATTAGTATATTAAAAAAATAATGTTTGTCAAAATATTGTATATTATTTTAAATTATTAATAAAAATTTATGAATGATAATATATAACTATTATTTATAGTAATAAATGTCTAATTCGTTTAATCTATTAAAGAATTGAAGTATTTACTCCCTCTAAATATATCTTCTGATACTATCCTTTGAGCATGGTCATACTTATATGATAAACTTTCTCTGTCAACTTCTATACGTCTTATATTACCATAACTATTAGTGTAAAAACTATTATAAAATCTTATAACATTATCAGTATTTTCTTTATATAGAAGCTCTATCAAACTATTTGTATAATCAAGCTTAGTATTAGCTGCTATAAACATAGGTATATTCTCTGGAGGAAAACCATCTTCTAGTTTATAAGCACCATCTTTACCATTCCATATAAGAAGAGGATTTACAGTATATGAACTTAAAAAAGATAATTTTATGCTTTCATCTATAGAAGAGTTGTATATAATATTTTTTAAATAAGGATATAAATGGTCATGTTTAAATATGATTATAGCATCTGGATATTTCTCTAATATAATATCTCTAGTTTCTATTATATCAATAGCAGTCATTGCTGAGTTTTCAAGAGTCTCTACCAAAACAGCTCTATTTTTTTTATCTATCTTTCTCATAAATCTTTGATTGTTCGAAACAAAATTTAAATCATTCTTTATATGAGTATTAGCATGACCTAAAAATGTAAATCCTGTAACAAAAACACCATCATCTGAAATATTGTCTTTAATATAGTTTTTTATATTTGTAATTCCTAAACTAAATACTGTTTTTTCAACTCCAATATCAGGAAACAATTTATCTAAATAATAAGTAACTCCAGATTCTTCCAAAGCTATAACATTATATCCTTTATCTCTAAATAAAAATGGAAGAGTTTTAGTGATGATAGTAGAATCAGGCTTTTTTGGAAATATTGGCGAGCTAGCAGTTAATCCAGATAGCCTTGCAAACAAACTACCGTTTCCATCATTAGGTCCAACTTTAGATGAAGCTTTAGCCCACTTTCTATACTCCTCTGGAAAAGGGTCTTTATCAAACAAACTTGCAAAATGACTGTAATCATAAAAAGATTCTAAATATATTAAAAATACGCTTCTATTTGTAACCGTATTATCACTATATGGCATTATGAGTTTTGATACATCTATATCTCTTTGACTTAATAAATTAATTGCATTTTTTACATCATTAAGATTGCATTCTATATTATTGTATTTTTTATCAAAAGATATTCTATGGCTTATTGTGTTTATTATACCCTTGCTGTTTGCTATATCAAAATAATTTGCATAAATTGAATTAATCTTTACAGGTCTAAAAAATGATAAATATGTTGTTAATATCACAATCACTATTAAAGAAATAGATTTTACTCTTTTTATCTTATACATCTTATATAATCTATATACAAAATATAAAGCAAAAGCTATAAGCAGAGAAAAATAAAGTACAGTAGCAGCTATAGTTATAATTTGTAAATATAAAGGCACAACCTCTATTAATGATGGATATAAATCAGGCATATCTGTAAAAAATAAAGGTTTTGTAACTACAGAGATACCCAGAGGCTCTATACTAAAAAAAGAAAATATAGCAACAATTACAAAAGAATATGATATTATAAGTCTTTTTTTGTTGGTATATAATCACATATATTATAAGCTATTACAGAAAACCAATAAATATATATTATATCAATTAGATGAAACTCAAAGCTCCCTAAAGACATAAATGGAAATAAAAAATCTATTAATAAAAAATACAATATTAATATTATAAAAAAAGAAATAAAATAAAAATTATTTTTCATATGTACCAAACACTATTATCTAAACACTATTATATAAAATTTATATTTTGAGAATTATATAATTAAAATATTTTTTATTCAATACGTATAAATCAATTATGAAATATTTTGCTTAAAAACTCTTTAATTCTTTCATTATTTTGATTATTAAAGAAGTTTTCAGAATTATCCATAGCAATGATTTTGCCTTTGTCCATAAACGCTATATTTGTAGAAAGCTCTCTTACAAAGCTAATCTCGTGGCTTACTATA from Brachyspira pilosicoli P43/6/78 includes:
- a CDS encoding 4Fe-4S dicluster domain-containing protein, which encodes MAKGRVIIDSEQCKGCSNCVSVCPTKILYLDKENMNSWGYYPAAVTDMEKCIGCANCAMMCPDICIKVERLDEKKEGK